A genomic segment from Candidatus Baltobacteraceae bacterium encodes:
- a CDS encoding acetyl-CoA carboxylase carboxyltransferase subunit alpha has protein sequence MSGNLIVEREKELLVLERRIEELRAANATLPADMSSEIAALEQKYQEILQQVFGSLTPWQKIHMARHPSRPTSLDYISGLDRFDELHGDRHYRDDPSIVGGFAQLGGRSMVVIGEQRGRDTKENLRRNFGMPAPEGYRKVKRLAHVASRLGLPIVTFVDTKGADPGISSEEHAQSEAIAMCLYEFTMARVPIVATVIGEGGSGGALALAIADRVLMLEHSTYSVASPEACAAILWSDATKAEEAAARLKLTAADLRAFGIIDEVVPEPLGGAHRDVAGTVARTLSAVEKAVTSLAALPAETLLEERYRKYRRVGAWQAQRMEPIVEGR, from the coding sequence AGAGCTGCGCGCGGCCAACGCCACGCTGCCGGCCGACATGTCGTCGGAGATCGCCGCGCTCGAGCAAAAGTATCAAGAGATCCTCCAACAGGTCTTCGGGTCGCTGACGCCGTGGCAAAAGATTCACATGGCGCGCCATCCGAGCCGGCCGACCTCGCTCGACTACATCTCGGGACTCGACCGTTTCGACGAGCTGCACGGCGACCGGCATTACCGCGACGACCCCTCGATCGTCGGCGGATTCGCGCAGCTCGGGGGCCGCTCGATGGTGGTCATCGGCGAGCAGCGCGGCCGCGATACGAAGGAAAATCTCCGGCGCAACTTCGGGATGCCGGCGCCCGAAGGGTATCGCAAAGTGAAGCGCCTAGCCCACGTAGCCTCGCGTTTGGGCCTGCCGATCGTCACGTTCGTCGATACCAAAGGTGCCGATCCGGGCATTTCGTCGGAAGAACATGCGCAGTCCGAAGCGATCGCGATGTGCCTCTACGAGTTCACGATGGCGCGCGTGCCGATCGTCGCGACGGTGATCGGCGAAGGCGGTTCGGGCGGCGCGCTCGCCCTTGCGATTGCCGACCGGGTGCTCATGCTCGAGCACAGCACCTATTCGGTTGCGTCGCCGGAAGCGTGCGCGGCGATTCTTTGGTCCGATGCGACAAAAGCGGAAGAGGCCGCGGCGCGGTTGAAGTTAACCGCGGCCGATCTGCGTGCTTTCGGAATCATCGACGAAGTCGTGCCGGAGCCGCTGGGTGGAGCGCATCGCGATGTAGCCGGTACCGTCGCGAGAACGCTTTCGGCCGTTGAAAAGGCCGTCACGAGTTTGGCGGCACTGCCGGCGGAAACACTCTTGGAGGAACGCTATCGAAAGTACCGGCGGGTAGGAGCGTGGCAGGCGCAACGAATGGAGCCGATCGTCGAGGGCAGATGA